In the Candidatus Acidiferrales bacterium genome, one interval contains:
- a CDS encoding PadR family transcriptional regulator translates to MAKNDLQGSLDLLTLKTLSQMGELHGYGIVLHIQRASDDLLAVEEGSLYPALHRMEQCGWIRSEWKLTETNRKAKYYRLTPAGQKELRNAQESFEQVVKGVRAVLRYAQE, encoded by the coding sequence ATGGCGAAGAACGATCTTCAGGGAAGTCTGGACCTGCTGACACTGAAAACCCTTTCGCAGATGGGCGAGCTGCACGGTTACGGAATCGTCCTGCACATCCAGCGCGCCTCGGACGACCTGCTGGCCGTCGAGGAGGGTTCGCTCTATCCCGCCTTGCACCGCATGGAGCAGTGCGGATGGATTCGCTCCGAATGGAAGCTGACGGAGACGAATCGCAAAGCGAAATACTACCGGCTGACGCCTGCCGGCCAGAAGGAATTGCGCAACGCCCAGGAAAGTTTCGAACAAGTAGTGAAAGGCGTGCGCGCCGTGTTGCGCTACGCGCAGGAGTAG